A segment of the Trifolium pratense cultivar HEN17-A07 linkage group LG7, ARS_RC_1.1, whole genome shotgun sequence genome:
TAAACAACTTGTCATTCACTCCTAAGATCTCCTCGTGTTAGAAGACTTTCCAAATGAAtttacaaaatcaaattcaataaCGTGGTCATAGGCAAATACAAGCACGACATAAATGAAATATAGGCTCAAAATCGATTCCACGCTGGATATAAAAAAGTCCACACACCTTATCCACAACTCAACCTCATGTCTAGTCATTAGAAAATGCTCCAAATCATACCTTCCACACCTTGTTAAACGCAATCCCGCCACGTGTCTATCAAATTTTCCATGATGACACGTCAAAGCACCTGTTGACAATGAGAATGAGAAATTGTGGCTAATGGATAAGAAGCTGAGTCAAAAGTAGTACAAGCTTACGTGGTACTAATAAATTCATGGTTATTAAACTCTTTTGCGTGGCAACAAAAAACAAGTCAGTTTGCAACTGAGATTAGATTTAGGAGTACTTGGTTTGTTCTTCAACTAGGAGACCAAATTATGCtatgttattttttcattattatatccaaattcaaaatgaaaatagaGAGGAGTGTGGCCATGGCCACGTATGCACAATAGGGCATGGCAATTCAACTCACATTACTTTATTCTTCATCTTTCTCGAGGACCACAATTTAGCCAGCCTCTTTTATGTAGAGACTATCTGGTCTCAAACACAGCCATGCCTTAGTGGCTTTGAGTAATGTCAAGTTGAtgcaaatcatattttattGGATTAGGAAGTAGCAAGGGACATTCTATTATGGAACTGACTTATGTATTTTTCTTTAGAGTAGtctttttacaataaaaatagaaaatagaatTCCATGAAATTTATCAACGATGGGTAATTACGTTTCTTGCGATtctaaaagataaaatgaaacatttcaattattaataaataaaagacaataTTAGTATTCTACTCCAACAAAGATTAGAGAGGTGCTATATCCAGTGAAAAACTATTTCACGAATGATTCACGAATAAGACTTTATTTAGCGGAATGCAACGGCCTTAGTGGAATACATGGAGGTTGTGATGAAATACACAACAGTCGTGAAAAAACGTTCCACTTATTTGCGATATATAGCATTAATGCAAAGATTAAGACAAATTTCTTACTCCCCATAAGTTAATTGTTTACTTAAGGTTTAGGTTTCATGATCACAAGTCACAACAGCCCTTTGCCTATTGCATGGACGGCAAATTATTTAGTAGAGAAGGAGCTTTTCCCACCttcaaaagtattttaaaaGTATACTTATGAGAAAACAGTTTTTTCCGACTGAATATGTTTCGTCGAAATTATGTGCGGTTTTTGAAAAACTTGTGGGATGGAtaaaattgttttccttacCAAATCCATTTTGACGTTGAGATTCACACTTGGAACACTGAGCCCCGTTTCATCTAGCATTTTGTGTTTCCCAGTTACATACAATTTATAAACtacaaggaaaataaaaaacaatgtcAATCAGGAAAGAGATTCCTATCTTACCACAAAATTAGAACACATTACAAGACGAATTGGGGAGATACAGAAAGAATGTGTAGTTCCATAGATTACACATGACTTCATGAATTACATACGATGGATGTCAACTAAATAATAGGCTAGAAATCACAatcaaactaaaaaattcaaagtagaAAGATAAAAATTCAACCAAAAAATTGCTGATTTCTAATCCATAGATGATTCCTGGTCAAAGATGTCATGCCAATGTAACATCTAATCCTTTTAAGCCACATCAAACCCACCAGCGACCATGTCGAGTCTTTTATCTGTTTATCTCAAGACCCTAGAGGCAGGAAATTACTGACATACACAACAAGATGACAAATGGTAACATCAAGGGACTGATGTTGAACATCATTTTTTGGAGATGAAAGGCTTTACAGATTCTACAACCACCTGTTATGAAAAAAGTAAAGACCAGTTTATTTCGGGGGGATAATTGTGTTTTCCTGTTCCCAAACATGTAAGCAAAAATATTTGCTCGTTTTCTTACCCTTCCATCATAGGACAAAGATGCAAAGATCCATGGTTCACGAGAACTCCATGTAAGCCCTGTAAAATGAATAAAAGATTGATACACAGAAGTCTATAAAGATCATGACTTAAAAATTGAAGCTCTTACCATAAATACTGTCTTCATAATCACTGTATGTATTAAGCAATGGATCAACCCCTCGGACAGGTGGCTCTGCTTGGCTGCCAAATATACAAGcaaagattaataaaaaaatacataaaaatatgtAATGATAACTTAAGATAAAAATATGACCTTTCCGTTGTTAACTCATCTAGGTTAATAGAAGCCGACCACAAATTGACAGTCGAATCCGTTCCAGCACTCTGAAAAATCCAAATTCAATGACATATAAACAAAACACTCCATAACATGAAAATTTAGAATACAGATCATCTTTCACCAACAATTGGGCAGCAGCTAGAAATTAAAATTATGCATGTGCACGAGTGCGTCGAAAAAGTTCTTAAAAAGTAAGTTTATCTCAATCCTGAGCAAGGGTGTATTCACTCTAAAAAAATTAGCCTTATTTGTACTTATATGTgagtaatataatatatatatatatatatatatatatatatatatatatatatatatatatatatatatatatatatagaaaaaaagaaaatagatagagagagagagagagagagagggaggaCCAAGATAATTCCGTCATACTCTGGGTTACACTTGACAATCCATGTCCTGCCAATACAAGGAATACATATTGCTAATCAGATGTCTGAAAAAGAATAACTACCATCAAATAGTTCATTTTCATTGGacattttttaatcaaataaaaaaagtacGTATGTTAGTCATGCTTTAAAAGGCTGATCGTCACAACATATGGGAAGCACTAGTAGCACGGCTGTTTCCTGTTCtactttcttttctcttcaattttttttcctttctccgCTTCGGTGTTGATTGGAAATCATACAGTAGGGTTCTTGGACTGGGAttgagattaaaaaaataaaataagcttTAAACTATACATGATAAGTACCAATGTGTATGGCCTGGAAGTTCTTGGATGGGAACTTTTGGTTTTCTTAGATCCCAGATGCGTATCCCTGACTCATGCTCTGCTGTAACCTGTAAATaacaatattcaattttgcCAACATGAACAAAAAGGAGGTCAAATACTACAACCTAGAAGACAGTTTCTTCtgtaaacccaaaaaaatagcTATCTGTAATGTGCATATTTGTATctataattgaataattaaatgTCAACAATAACTGTTGACAATCCATATTAGTAACATTAACATATACTATCTCAGACACTCAAGTTATAAAACCAAATAGAAGGTATAAAGACACATACCAGTAGAATGAGGCTCACAAAGTTCAACACTTACCAGTATGTTACTCTTCCTAGGATGGTAATCAACACTGCGGACATGTGAACACTCGATTGAAAGTGTCTTCCTGTGATTTAAATAATCCAATTAGTAGACATGAAATTCCAAGAGGTACTAATTCACAAAAAAACTACTTGGTTCCAGGGAATATATATATCCCTCTTCCAGCACCCTAAATCCTGAACTTGAAATGCAACGAGTAATTTATATAACCGGAAGGAAGAATGTGGCAAatacattgaatttcaaaatgaacCGGTAAGGGAATGAATTTCGGAACATACTTCATTGTTCTCAAATCCCAAAACTGGAGAGATGATTCACAAGTTGCGGCTACAGAATTCACGTCATGCGGATCCCATGCTCCTCCAGATAACTTGTGTAGCATACCAGCTGAATCTTGTGATTGTACCTAGGTTTTTGTTGAGAGGAGGGTGGAGGAACCAAGTCAAAATCACCAAAAATTCcatgaaatttttgaaaaacggTGACTATTAACATAAAGGCATATGATTATCAAAAGTCCCAACCAAAATCTTACGTCCTAACAAAACCCCCCATAAAACTTTGTGGTGTTTGACTTGCATTCAGATAGGTCATTAATCCCAATgctgaattttaaattttctaacataaattaaactcttatcGGGGAACAAAATTTGGTCCATTACAGACAGTATGTAATCCATTCTTAGTCACTTTTATCATTAACTAAGGCATCACAGGTTTCGCCAAATCAACGTGTTAAGGGTTCATTTGTTCGTTTATTATGACAGATAAAGGTAAACTTGAATAATGATAATTGATAACAAATGATTTTGCTGTGTGCG
Coding sequences within it:
- the LOC123899295 gene encoding WD repeat-containing protein DWA2-like — its product is MQAVSSGIGYGLKYQARCISDVKADTDHTSFLAGTLSLKEENEVHLIRLSSSGTELFCEGLFSHPNEIWDLVSCPFDQRIFSTVYSTGESYGAAIWQIPELYGELNSPQLEKITSLETQSGKIKCILWWPTGRHDKLISINDENLCLWSLDVSKKTAEVQSQDSAGMLHKLSGGAWDPHDVNSVAATCESSLQFWDLRTMKKTLSIECSHVRSVDYHPRKSNILVTAEHESGIRIWDLRKPKVPIQELPGHTHWTWIVKCNPEYDGIILSAGTDSTVNLWSASINLDELTTESQAEPPVRGVDPLLNTYSDYEDSIYGLTWSSREPWIFASLSYDGRVVVESVKPFISKK